The sequence below is a genomic window from Lysobacter capsici.
GCCGGACGGGTCCCTGCGACCGGTCCGACGGGGCGGGCATCGCGTCCGCGCCGCGGACGATCGGCACCGCGCCGGTCGCTCGCATCGCGGTCACGCCAACCCGGGTCGCGAGTCACGCACTTGATGTCCGATACCTACACGTCCGGCTACAAGCAAGCCCCGCGCGGACCGCGCGCGGCCTGGCGTGTGGGCGGGCGTTCGCTGGTCGCGATCGTCGGCCTGGCCTTGCTGGCCGGCGCGTTCGTCTACGCCAGCCGGCGCGGCCCCGACGATGCCGCCGGCGCCGAGCCCGCGGCTGACGCGCACGCCTACGCTTCGCCGGCGGCGTCGTCGGCGCGCGCCAGCGATGTCGGCCGCGACGACTCGATTCCGGTCGCCGGCCCGCGCCGCGCGCCGCAGGGCATCGCGCAATCGCCGTTGCGTCAGCAGTTCGAGCAGGCGCGCGATCTGTATTCGTTCGCGCAATCGCTGCGTTCGCGCGCCGATGCCGGCGAGCCCGAAGCGATCTGGCTGCTGACCCGGGTCTACGATTACTGCGCCAATTACGCCAACGCGCCGGTCGACTACGGCAACGACACCCGCGCGATCGAGGCGATGAAACTGCGCACCTCCGCGGCGATGGTCGCCGCGCGCAGCCGGGTGAGTTCGCGCTGCGCGCGCTTCGTGCCCGAGGACGAGCTGAATTTCTCGATGATCCTGGTCAAGCGCGTGGAGGCGGCCAAGAGTGGCAGCCTGCCCGCCGAAGCCTCGCTGCTCGCGGCCGGCAAACCGCTGGAGAAGACCGAGGAATACCGCAACGACCTGGTCGAACGGGTCGTGCGTTCGAAAGACCCGGAAGCGTTTTCGGCGCTGTCGCCGGGCATGGGGATCGCGGCCAACGGCCGCAGTTCGGGCTACACCCGCGCGGCCGGCACTCAGTTCGCCGAACTGGCGTGGCAACTGGCCGCGTGCAAGCTCGGCCAGGATTGCAGCGCGAAGGGGTCGTTGATGACCTCCTATTGCGCCAACGGCGGCATTTGTTCGCAGGACCCCGAGCAGGATTTCGCCGGGTTCGTATACGACGCGGCGATCCCGCGTCAGGGGGCACAAGTGGTTGAAGAAATGGTCGATTCGCTGACTGGCGAAAAGAGGATGGTGCAATGAAACGCGAGCACTTCATGAAAACGGCCAAGATCGGCTTCTGGGCGCTGTTGTTGAGCGCTTACTCGGTCGGCGCGGCCGGGGTGATGATCGACGTGTTCGGCGAGGAGTACCGCGACCTGTCGCAGGTGGCGGTGACCTCGGTGGACTCCAAGGCCGAACAGCGCTCGTTGAGCGCGGCGCAGATCGCGGCGGTCTATCGAGCGCGCAGCGGCGCGCCGTTCTCGACCTTGCCGCCGGGCAGCACCTTCAAGGTGATGTGGCCGGACGGTTCCAGCGAGTACGTGATGGTCGTCAGCGCCTCGTCCACCGGCGGCATCCAGCCGATTCCGGGCACCCAGGTGCCGGCGCCGGGCAAGGCCAAGGGCAAGACGGCCACCGCCGCGCACCGCAACGTGCCGGGTGCGGCCGAGCTGACCGAAGCCGACGTGCTGGAGATGGCGGCGTGGGTCGAGCCCACGTTGCGCTGAGGCGGGGCGTGCGGCCGTCGTGCGTGCGCCGATCGGCGCGGCGCGAGGGGGCTGCGCGCGCGCAGTGCGCGTAGGGGCGGCGTCACGCTGAGGGCCGCGGCGCAGCCGAGTGAATGAAACCTTCAAAACCCGCGTCGTCGATGCGGGTTTTTTTGTGCTCGGCAATGGCTGTGGTTCATTACGAAGCGCTTTGGCGGGGCGATTACGGCTGCTGCGTGCGATGGCCCTTCTTCCCGGATTTTTTGGGGGGCATGCCACGGCACCCGGACGATCGCCGGCCGGTGACGTTTCGCAGTCGCGGCTCACGCCGCTCCTGCATGAAGCGGCATTCGGCGATCTTGAAATGACGAAGGCCCGCATCGTCGATGCGGGCCTTCGTGTTTTCGCGGCGCGATTCGGACGATGGGATCGTCGGTGGAAACTCTCAGGCGATCGAGATCGTCGGCATGAAGTCTCAGACGATCGAGATCGTCTTCTCCTTCTGCTCCTTGAGCCGCTTTTCGAGGTAGTGGATGTTCATGCCGCCCTGCTGGAAGCCGGCATCGGACAAGATGCGCTGCTGCAGCGGGATGTTGGTCTTGATGCCGTCGACGACCATTTCGCTCAGGGCCACGCGCATGCGCGCGATCGCGGTGTCGCGGTCGGGGCCGTGCACGATCAGCTTGCCGATCATCGAGTCGTAGTTCGGCGGCACGCGATAGCCTTCGTAGATATGGCTGTCGACGCGCACGCCCGGGCCGCCCGGGGCGTGGAAGTGCTGGATCAGGCCCGGGCAGGGCATGAAGGTTTCCGGGTCTTCGGCGTTGATGCGGCACTCGATCGCGTGGCCGTCGAGCACGATGTCGCTTTGCTTGATCGACAGCTTGCGGCCGGCGGCGATCATCAGCTGCTCGCGCACCAGGTCGATGCCGGTGACCAACTCGGTGACCGGATGTTCGACCTGGATGCGGGTATTCATTTCGATGAAATAGAACCGCCCGTTCTCGTACAGGAACTCGAACGTGCCCGCGCCGCGATAGCCGATGCGGATGCAGGCTTCCACGCAGACCTTGCCGATTTCCGCGCGCTGCTCGACGGTGATGCCCGGCGCCGGCGCTTCCTCGACGACCTTCTGGTGGCGGCGCTGCATCGAGCAGTCGCGTTCGCCCAGATGGATCGCGTTGCCCTGGCCGTCGGCGAGCACCTGGATCTCCACGTGGCGCGGGTTCTCCAGGAATTTCTCCATGTACACCATGTCGTTGCCGAACGCGGCCTTGGCTTCGGACTTGGTGGTCTGGATCGCGGCGTTGAGGTGCGCTTCGGTGTGGACCACGCGCATGCCGCGGCCGCCGCCGCCGCCGGCGGCCTTGACGATGATCGGGTAGCCGATCTCGCGCGCGATCTTGATGTTGGCGGCGTTGTCGTCGCCGAGCGGACCGCCGCTGCCGGGCACGCAAGGCACGCCGGCTTCCTTCATCGCGCGGATCGCCTCGACCTTGTCGCCCATCAGGCGGATGGTCTCGGCGCGCGGGCCGATGAAGATGAAGCCCGATTGCTCCACGCGCTCGGCGAAGTCGGCGTTCTCGCTGAGAAAGCCGTAGCCCGGATGGATCGCCTGGGCGTCGGTGACTTCGGCCGCGGCGATGATCGAGGCCATGTTGAGGTAGCTGTCCGACGACGGCGCCGGCCCGATGCAGACCGATTCGTCGGCCATGGCCACGTGCTTGAGGTTGCGGTCGACGGTGGAATGCACCGCGACCGTGCGGATGCCGAGCGCGTGGCACGCGCGCAGGATGCGCAGCGCGATTTCGCCGCGGTTGGCGATTACGACTTTATCGAGCATGAGGTGGCCGGTCGGGAATGGGGAATTGGGAATCGGGAGTCGGCACAGCGGGCGTGCGGGCTCTCGATGATTCGTCTCGTTTCTCGAGTGCGTTCATCAGGCCCGTCAGCTTTGCGAAGACTCGATCAATGAGGTCGTTGAGTGGCGAAGACGCTTCGGTGAAGCCCAGGCGCACGGCGATTTGTTGCTGGGTGTCCAGTTCCGCCAGCGAGCCGCGCGCGATCGAGAGAAAGCGCAGGTACTCCCGGGTCGAACGCCGCGCCGCGCCTTCGGCGATATTCGACGGCACGCTCGCGGCGGCCTTACGCATCTGGGCCGTCAGTCCGAACCGCTCGGCTTCGGGAAACGAGACGGAGAATCGATAAATCGCCACGACGAGATCCATGGCATCGCGCCAGACCTCCAGGCCCTCGTGGGGCCGCTTTGACGATTCCCGATTCCCCATTCCCGATTCCCGTCGTGATCGGCAATCAGCCGATCACGAACAGCGGCTGATCGAACTCGATCGGCTGGCCGCTGTCGGCCATGATCTTGAGCACGGTGCCGGACACGTCGGCTTCGATCGGGTTGAACATCTTCATCGCCTCGATCACCGCCAGGGTGTCGCCGGCCTTGACCGACTGGCCGACCGCGACGAACGGCGGCTTGTCCGGCGCGGGCGAGGAGTAGAAGGTGCCGACCATCGGCGCGCGCACGACGTGGCCGTCGGGCAGGTCGCTGGCGGGCTTGGCGCTGCCGCCGGTGGCCGCTTCGGTCGGCGAGCTCATCGGCATGGCCTGGGCCGCCGGGCGCTGTTCCGGCGCCGGCGCATACATCGGCTGCGGCTGGGGCATCGCGTAGCCGCCCTTGGGCGTGCGGGCCAGGCGGACGGATTCTTCGCCTTCCTTGATCTCGATCTCGGCGAGGTTGGATTCCTCGAGCAGGTCGATCAGTTTCTTGATTTTGCGCAGGTCCATGGAGCGGGCCTCTGATGTGGAGCTTGGTTTGCAGGTCGCGCGGACGCGGCCCGGACGGATACGGGGTGGCGACGGCGGCTCGCTAGAGTGCCAATCGCTTGATTGCAGCTTCCAGTGCGTAGCGGTAACTGTCGGCGCCGAAGCCGCAGACCACGCCGATGGCCAGATCGCTGAAATAGCTGTGGCGGCGGAAGTCTTCGCGGGTGTGCGGGTTGGACAGGTGGATCTCGATAAAAGGGATTGCCACGGCCGCCAGGGCGTCGCGGATCGCCACGCTGGTGTGGGTGAAGGCGGCCGGGTTGATCAGGATCAGCGCGGTACCGTCGCCGCGCGCGGCCTGGATGCGGTCGACCAGCACGTGCTCGGCGTTGGACTGCAGGCTCTCCAGGGCGTGCCCGGCCGCCTGCGCGCGTTCGCCCAGGTCGGCGTCGATCTGCGCCAGGGTGGTGCGGCCGTAGACCTCCGGCTCGCGGGTGCCGAGCAGGTTGAGGTTGGGGCCGTGCAGGACCAGGAGCTTGGCCATCGGGACCGCGCGGTTGCCTTCAAAGGGCGGCAGTTTGCGCGATGGCTGCTCAGCTGTCCAGAAGTTGCCCGCCAAATCGGCGAAGTTGTCGCGATTTAAGCGGTTGTTTGAGTGGCAGCTCTAGAACCGCGGCGGCCAGGCGGTGTTGTGGCGTTTTTACCCGCAACTTGCTGGCCGTAGGCGGACGATAGCAACTTCGCGTTGCATGCTGCGCGGCTGGGCGGAACGATGCCGGGGCGTTCGCGGATGAACCAGGCCCGACGCGGTGTGCGCAGCGGTCGCGCGGTCCGGGGGCGCCTCGGATTCGCCGATCCTCGCCTGTCGGGGCGGTCGTGGAAAGCCGGCGCCGTCACGCATCCGCTGTGCTTCGGACCGGCGGTCGGGCGGATCGTCGGGGCTGTGATCGATGGCAGCGTGCCTGGCTGAACGCCGTCGCGGCTCGGAACTGTGCGCGGGGCCACAGGGGCGCGTCTGCACGGCCCAGGCCCATGAA
It includes:
- the aroQ gene encoding type II 3-dehydroquinate dehydratase; translation: MAKLLVLHGPNLNLLGTREPEVYGRTTLAQIDADLGERAQAAGHALESLQSNAEHVLVDRIQAARGDGTALILINPAAFTHTSVAIRDALAAVAIPFIEIHLSNPHTREDFRRHSYFSDLAIGVVCGFGADSYRYALEAAIKRLAL
- the accC gene encoding acetyl-CoA carboxylase biotin carboxylase subunit, which produces MLDKVVIANRGEIALRILRACHALGIRTVAVHSTVDRNLKHVAMADESVCIGPAPSSDSYLNMASIIAAAEVTDAQAIHPGYGFLSENADFAERVEQSGFIFIGPRAETIRLMGDKVEAIRAMKEAGVPCVPGSGGPLGDDNAANIKIAREIGYPIIVKAAGGGGGRGMRVVHTEAHLNAAIQTTKSEAKAAFGNDMVYMEKFLENPRHVEIQVLADGQGNAIHLGERDCSMQRRHQKVVEEAPAPGITVEQRAEIGKVCVEACIRIGYRGAGTFEFLYENGRFYFIEMNTRIQVEHPVTELVTGIDLVREQLMIAAGRKLSIKQSDIVLDGHAIECRINAEDPETFMPCPGLIQHFHAPGGPGVRVDSHIYEGYRVPPNYDSMIGKLIVHGPDRDTAIARMRVALSEMVVDGIKTNIPLQQRILSDAGFQQGGMNIHYLEKRLKEQKEKTISIV
- a CDS encoding four helix bundle protein, whose product is MGNRESSKRPHEGLEVWRDAMDLVVAIYRFSVSFPEAERFGLTAQMRKAAASVPSNIAEGAARRSTREYLRFLSIARGSLAELDTQQQIAVRLGFTEASSPLNDLIDRVFAKLTGLMNALEKRDESSRARTPAVPTPDSQFPIPDRPPHAR
- the accB gene encoding acetyl-CoA carboxylase biotin carboxyl carrier protein, which translates into the protein MDLRKIKKLIDLLEESNLAEIEIKEGEESVRLARTPKGGYAMPQPQPMYAPAPEQRPAAQAMPMSSPTEAATGGSAKPASDLPDGHVVRAPMVGTFYSSPAPDKPPFVAVGQSVKAGDTLAVIEAMKMFNPIEADVSGTVLKIMADSGQPIEFDQPLFVIG